A region from the Benincasa hispida cultivar B227 chromosome 12, ASM972705v1, whole genome shotgun sequence genome encodes:
- the LOC120068026 gene encoding putative invertase inhibitor yields the protein MKPKFSLSSFMITPLSSLLLLYIIFNISTTIVVGDLVQKTCKKCENNDPNINYIFCISSFRAHSGSDSADLRKLGAISLSLIQKNLSNSFGYVEKLLQNKEIDSYKRVRLNDCLEVYSDAIVSVEEGKKAYIAKHYNDANIKVSSVMDAARVCEDGFKEKEGVSSPLTRWNKDFFQLAAIALSIINMYP from the coding sequence ATGAAGCCCAAATTCTCATTATCATCTTTCATGATCACTCCTCTCTCTTCTCTCCTCCTCCTCTACATCATCTTCAACATCTCTACCACAATTGTTGTTGGTGATCTTGTCCAAAAAACTTGCAAAAAATGCGAAAACAACGATCCGAACATCAACTACATCTTCTGCATTTCATCTTTCCGTGCTCACTCGGGAAGCGATTCGGCCGATCTTCGAAAACTCGGCGCCATCTCATTGAGTTTGATTCAGAAAAATTTAAGCAACTCATTTGGGTATGTAGAAAAGCtattacaaaacaaagaaatagaCTCTTATAAAAGGGTTCGcttaaatgattgtttagaagTCTATTCGGATGCCATTGTTAGtgtggaagaaggaaagaaagcATACATAGCAAAACATTATAATGATGCTAACATCAAAGTGAGCTCAGTGATGGATGCTGCTAGGGTTTGTGAAGATGggtttaaagaaaaagaaggtgTCTCCTCTCCATTGACAAGGTGGAATAAGGACTTTTTTCAATTGGCTGCCATAGCTCTTTCAATCATCAATATGTATCCATAA